AACAACGGATCGTCGCCCAGGATTTTCTGATCGAGCTCGGTGACATCGACGGTGGTGACATGTGGGGTGATGACATCGTGTGGGTGGGCAATCGCCATGCGTTGGGAACGGGCTGCGATCCCAGCTGCGTGGCTCACAACCGGCGTGACGCATGATGACGGCGGCACCTCAGCGGCCATGACGTCCTGGGGTGCGATGACACCGACGGGGCCGCCTAGTGAGTGGGCACTGCGCATGGCTGCATCCAAACGAGCATCAATCGTGGCGACATCATCGATCACCACGACCGCTACACAGAAGGGCTCCATGATGGCCGCCAGGTCGGTATTGAGCGGCGCATCGAGTTCAAGATGGGATGCTGGATGCTCGCCAACGATCACGAGCATCGGCGTGTGGGCACGCCTAGCATCGTGGACAAAGGCGGCCCCGTTGGAAAAGCCGGGCCCAAGGTGCAACAGTGCCGCACCAACACCTCGGATACGGCCAAAACCATCGGCTGCCGCCGTCGCGACCAACTCCTGCGCGACGAGCACGGGAGTCACCGACTCACACGTTGTGAGTGCGCGAACGAGTTCGAGTTCCGTGGTACCGGGATTGGTAAATACATGGCTGACGCCGAGTTCGCTTAGGCGAGCGACGAGACGCTCGGCGCCTGTCATCGTCGAACCGTCACTTTGCGCTGTGACCAACTCATCGCAAGTCTCCTCTCATGACGCTCCAACACGGTTCACCCTGGTCCCTAGCCTCAAGAGCGGCGCCCCAGCGATTCATAGCGATCCGTCAACGACACAGACTGCGGGAGCCACAACATCGATAGCACCTTCCCCCGCCTGTAGGCATTCGCGACAAACGCCATAGACGTCAACCTGGTGATATCTCGCCTCTCCCGGCATGTTCGACTCATCAAGCTCTGCCGTCGGGGACACCTCGTAGCCGATGACCTTCTGACAGCTCAGGCAATGGAAATGATGGTGATGGGGGGCAAAGGGTGGCAACAACTCGTACCCGACATCTCCATTGAGCGAGATCGCCTGCACGATCTGCGCCGCCACGAACGCATCGATCGTGCGATACAGCGTCGGTGGATGGATCCCCTCGCTGGTCAGCTCTGCTAAGAGGTACGACCTCGTCACCGGGTGTTCCTGGCGCAACAGTGCCTCAAAGACCTGTTGGCGCTCGCGCGTAATCTTGAAGTGTCGACGATGACACTTCTCTTCGAATGCCTGTTGCAGTCGCTCCTCCACGATCATCGACCTTGTCGACGCACCGTGACGCCATCGAAGTAGATACCATCGGTTGGCTCGTCAGCCAACTGACCGCCACCTACTTGATCTGTACCTGTTTGAACAGGGTCAACATCGACGCCGCCGGTCTCGCCAACCAAAACCTGGTTATGCGCCCAATACTTCGCCGTTAGGGGCCGACGGGTCGGAACATTACGGTCAACTCCACTACTGACAGCTCCATCGTCAGAAGGCAAAGGATGACTGGCTCCAACGTGGCTCGTTATGACCCACCACCGCCTTGTGGCTAGTCGCCGTCTAAGCATCGCGCGCGAGGCGCGAGCACACGGACAACCCTCAGCTACTGATCGCGAGCCAACGCCCACAGGCCACATCAGGTCTTGTGGACACCATCTTGGCTCCACGTCACAGCGAAGGGGTTCTCCAGGGCTGGCGACGGGACCGCAGAATACCCGATGAGCAGTGTTGGACGCGTCGCCGAGAACGCCCACGCGATGCCATCGAAGGCCAGCGGGCGGTGTCTGGCTCGCCACGGCCTGATCCTGGCATTCGTGGTCAATCACGTCACCCATTGTACTTGGCCCGCACGAGCCGAGCCATTGCACTGGACCTATCCCCTGGCGCTGGACCTATCCTGTAGCGGCGCCAGCCATGGCGTGAACCATCGATTCGAACGGAAACATCGCGCATGCGCTCCGGAACCTGCGATCAATTGCATCGCACGGTAGCCATTAGCCGTCCGTTCGCCACGATCCGAGCCCTGGCATCATTGCCGTTGGGTAACAACTCAAGCCCAATCCACGTGGGTGACAAGCTCTTCTGGCGCCACCCAAACCAGAACTGGTTGGGCTGGCTGGTAGAGTGGAGGAACCAACAAGCGAAAGGAAGCAGATGAACTATCGACGATTAGGACGTGCAGGAGTCAAGGTATCCGAACTCTCATTCGGGTCATGGGTAACGTTCGGACCTCAAATCGGTGTCGGTGAGGCGACCGAGATCCTCGGCTACGCCTACGAGCAAGGGATCAACTTCTTCGACAACGCCGAGGCCTATTCGAGCGGCGAGTCAGAGCGGATCATGGGAGCGGCGATCGCACAACTGGGCTGGCCCCGTCACAGCTACCTAGTCTCTTCCAAGTTCTACTGGGGAATCCACGACACGGTCAATGCAAAGTTCACCTTGAATCGCAAGTACCTCATCGAGGCGGTGAACGCCTCCCTCGAGCGTTTTGGCCTCGATCATCTCGATCTGATCTACTGCCACCGACCCGATCCTGAGACACCGATCGAAGAGACCGTCTTCGCCATGCACGAGTTAGTCTCCGAACACAAGGCCCATTATTGGGGTACCTCTGAATGGTCAGCTGACGAGATTCGTGCGGCAATCGCGGTGGCGAGAGAGCAGCATCTTCACGCCCCCGTGGTTGAACAACCCGAGTACAACATGCTCGCGCGCAACAAGGTTGAGGTCGAGTACAAGCGACTGCTCGACGAGGAGGGCATTGGCCTCACAACCTGGAGTCCGCTCGCCTCAGGCCTTCTGACTGGCAAGTATGCCAACGGCATTCCTGCTGGTTCGAGAGCATCGCTCCCGGGTTACGAATGGCTCAAGGAGATGCTCACTGATCCCAAGAGTGCCGCCATCGTGCAAAAGCTTGAGCCAATCGCCAAGCAGCTTGATGTCACGATGGGCCAGCTAGCCATCGGTTGGTGCCTCGACAACCCCAAGGTTTCGACGGTGATTTTAGGGGCGTCCAATCGTGGACAGCTTGAGGAGAATTTGGGTGCCACTGCGGCCCACGAGCGCATCACCCCTGAGGTGCGCGACGAAATTACGAAGATCCTCGACGGCAAGTAGAACCAAGACACCACTGCACAAGTCGACGTACACTACAGCTCGCGCCTTGATCGCTTGAACTGCAGTAAGGTCGTCGGCATTGTAAGCCATGATGGGCGCTGTGTCGTCATGGGCGCTGTGTCGTCATGGGCGCTGTATCGTAATAATCATGTCAAATGCCTTGCCTGAGCTTCAGTGCAAGGCATTTGGCGTTGTGACCACCTTGTCTCGTAGCGGACGCACCCAAGTGTTAGCCCACCTAGCGTGAGCGCGTCGTCGTCAACACCACCACGGGCGAATCGTTACGCGAGATCGATTGTCCAAGTTGGATCGGTAGCCCTGCATTACGTGCACCAGCAATGATGGTCAATCAACAGCGAAACGCCATAAAACCAAGGGTGGCGTAGACAACTTCGGTGACTAAACCGGTCAGTGCCACCTGTTCGTCGATGACCTCACTCAGCCGTTTAAGTACCTCTCGTCGGTCTACCTCGTCGAGGGCCAGCACCTCGGACATCGTCGACATCAGGGCAACAAAGCGTTCGGTTGTATAGGACACCGACGATTCGAATGCGAGTCGTTCCACTCGATAAAAGCCCAGATCTCCTCGGAGGAGGCGCGCGAGTTCCTGGATCGTTCCATTGAGATCAGGCCTGCGAAAGAGAACCGGCAGTCGATGGCTTGTATCACGAAAGACCGCTGCCAGGGCACCCGCACGTTGCTCATCAACGATGCTCCCAATATTCCACCAGGTAGCGAAGACTCCATCTCGGCGTAGCAGACGTTTAACACCGCGTAGGGCGTACGCACTGGCGAACCAATGCCATGCCTGAGCACACACCACAGCGTCAAAGGAGCGACGTGGTCCCTGATAGTGCTCGAAGTCGCTAATCACCACCTCCAGGTCACCAACGCTGCTAGCAAGCAATTGTCGTGCCATCTCGGCGTCGGGCTCGACCGCCGTAACCCGAAAACCACGCGCGAGTAGCGCACGGGTGGCGATACCAGTTCCAGCTCCGATTTCAACGATGGACCCACCAGGTGGGAGCGCGGCTGCGATCTGGTCGAACAGCGCATCCGGGTATCCAGGGCGGGCCGCATCATACGTGGTGGCATTGAGCCCGAACTGTCTTCCAAAGCTGGTCACTCGACAACTTTAGCGCAGGCTCGGTTACTAGGGTGAACACTATGATCGAACTTCGAACCATCCAGGATTTTGCCGACTTCGCCTCCCAGTCCGACTGGGGCCCGACACTGATCAGTGACCTTGCCCATCGTCAGGAAACCGATGGGTTAGCCGCGCTCCTCTTCCTCGCCAACTCCGATCAGCCCTTCGCCCGTTCCGGCGCGCTTGGTGGGCTTCCGATCCTCATCAAAGACAATATCGACACCATGGATCTCCCCACCACCGCTGGGTCTTTCGCGCTCTCGCTCGAGCCACCACGACGCGATGCCGCCGTGGTAGCTCGCCTGCGAGCAGCCGGGGCAACGATCATTGGCAAAGCAAACCTATCGGAGTGGGCGAACTTCCGTGGGTTCGCGTCGATCTCTGGATGGAGTGCGCGAGGCGGTATCGCCCGCAACCCCCACGACCCCACCCGCTCGAGCGGTGGTTCGAGCTCTGGCTCTGCAGCTGCGGTCGCAGCAGGTTACGTACCGGTCGCCATCGGCACCGAGACGGATGGCTCCGTCTTGTGCCCTGGCGCCATGAATGGGGTCGTCGGCTTCAAATCTACTCCGGGTGCCATCGACCGCACTGGAGTCATACCGCTCTCCCACAGTCAAGACTCGGTTGGTATCTTTGCCAACCGAGTCAGTGACGCTCGAACGGTGGCGACCCACCTCGTCGACGGTCCCCATCAGGCGTTACGGCCTCGCTATGTCATCGTGGAGTCACTGCTAGAGGGGCTCAACCCGAAGACGCTCGCCCTCTTTGAGGTGACTATTGCCGCAATGCAAGCCCAAGGTATCGAAATCACCCGCGTGCCAACGGTCGACAAAGGCTCGTTACAACCTGACGAGGAGGCAGAGTTGATCGTGCTCGCTCATGAACTTGGTGACGATCTCGATCGTTACCTTAAGGATCGCAACGATGCTATCTCACGATCATTGGCCGACATCGTCGCCTTCAACGCGGCACATGTCGACCAAGAGCTCACCCTCTTTGGGCAAGAGCTTCTCGCCATGAGCCTCGAGCGCACCTGGGACCTAGCTACCTACGAGAAGGCACGCGACACCAACCGCGAAACAGCAAGGCTCGGCATCGATGCTGCTCTACGCGCGGGCGATGCCGATATCGTGTTGGCACCGACGATGAATGCCGCGTGGCTAATCGACACGGTCAACGGCGACCCCGACATCCAAGGGAACTGGGCTGTGGCTGCCGTGGCCGGCTACCCGTCGCTCACCCTGCCCATCGGCAAACTCGATGACCTTCCCATTGGCATGACCATGATCAGTCGAGCTCACACCGACCTAGCGCTTCTCGCCGAGGCCGAGACCGTCCAGCGAACACTCGCGATGGCCTAACGTACGTCGAATCGGGACAATGACATCCGCCCAACCGCGAGCACCGAAACTGGTGCCATCCAAACCGACATCCCTACCACCCCCGCCACACGGTGAGGGTGCCCTTACCGGACCTGCACGGTCTCCATCAGGGTATGCCAGTCCACCAAGACGGAAGCTTTCAGAGTATGAGGAGTTGTATCTGTCGTGACCACCATCGACATCGAACGCCACATCCACGTACCGATCGCCATCGCATGGCTTGAGCTTGCCGACATCGCCCACCACATCGACTGGATGGCCGACGCCGAATCGATCGAATTTAGTACCGATCAACACCGTGGCCTTGGCACCCGTTTCACCTGTCTGACCAAGGTAGGACCATTGCGCACCCGTGATCAGATGGAGATCACTAGTTGGGAGGAGGGCACCTCGATTGGGGTGCGCCATCGTGGGCTGATCAAGGGTGAGGGCGTGCTCTCGCTGCGCCCCGATGGTACACAGGATGCCTGCTATCTGTCCTGGAAGGAGGAGCTGCACTTTCGAGCGATTGTCGGTGGCTCCATCACTGCCTACGTTGCCGAGCCAGTCCTGACGAAAATTTGGGTGCAGAATCTTGAGAGATTCGAGAGGTGTGCGCGCCAACGGCTAGAATCAAACGAACCATGATCCACATCGAGCGACCATCACGAAGTCTTGTCAAGCGACCTTGAGGCTCGCTTTCGAGCGCTCTCGAACAAGGCTCCGGTTGCCGAGGTAGAAGACCAAACCAAGGGGACGTCGGCCATTGAGGCGATCGAACGAGCTGGCTTTTATCGTGATCAGATCGTTGACGCCATCATCATCCCTGCCAGCAAGGCTCGATATGAACGGACCACAACTCCGCTCTCGGCCATCACCACCCAAGCGCTGCTCTCGCCTGGTCAAGAGCTTTACTCCCATCAGGCGCACGTCTTTGACCACGTACAGCTCGGGTCGAATGTCGTGTTGTCGACACCCACCGCCTCAGGCAAGACACTCGCCTTCGTCCTTCCCACGCTGGAACGACTCCTCGCGAACCCAGACGCAACCGCCCTCTTTCTTTACCCCACCAAGGCGCTCGCCTATGATCAGCTCGAACGACTTCGCGAGATCGATGAGCGCCTTGGTCATCAACTGCGACCCGCGGTCTACGACGGCGATACACCACAAGCAGAGCGGGCCAAGATCCGAGCCAACGCCCGAATCATCATCACCAACCCACATGGCCTTCACCTATACCTCGGCTGGCACGCCAGCTGGGGGACGTTTCTGACGAACCTGGCGGTGATCGTCGTCGACGAGGCCCATTATTACGTCGGCGGTCTGGGAGCCTCCATGCGGGGGCTCCTGTGGCGTCTGGAGCGCCTCACCGCTCACTACGGCGCTCACCCCGTCTACATCGGCGCCTCAGGCACCATCGCCAACCCAAAGGAGCATCTGGAGAACCTCACCCGCCAGCCATTCGTCTTGGTCGACGATAATGGTGCCAGCCAATCGGAGCGAACCATCGTGTTCTGGGACTGCACGAAGGATTTGAAGACCCCACCGTCGACCCAGGCGGCCTATCTCACGCGCCACCTCGTACGCATGCGCCGCTCGGTGGTCGTGTTTTCCAACACCCGATCCCAGGCCGAGTACGTGGCGATGGCCGGCTCCGATCGCAGCCATCGCATCCTTCCCTATCGCTCTGGGTACTCAGCTGAGATGCGTCGTAGAATCGAACACGAACTGCGCACCGGCATCATCCGAGGCGTGTCCGCAACCAGCGCCCTTGAACTCGGTGTCGACATCGGCTCACTCGACACCGTCATTCTCAACGGCTACCCCGGGTCGATCTCCTCGCTCTGGCAACGGCTTGGTCGCGCTGGTCGCACCGATCTTGATGCGATCGGAATCGTCATGGTAGGTGGTGACCCAATCTCTCGATCGCTACTGGCGAACGCGAACCAACTGCTCGAACGCACGCCAGAGCACGCCATCACCGCCACCGACGACACCGCGATCCTCGCACGGCACGTCTCTTTGGCCGCCGCCGAGTTACCCCTTGATGCGGGAGCGATCGCCGACATCGAGGCCGATGCCGTTCTCGAGGATCTCGTGGCGCGCGACACCTTGAGCCACGAGGGATCCCTGTATCGATCGAATCGCAAGCGGCCACACCTCGGCACACCGTTCATCGAACGCGAGCCCAGCTACGAGATTCACTTCCCCAAAGTCGGCGAGCACCGAGGGGTCGAGCAGATCTCGATCCGGGCGGCACTACGCGAAGCGCATAAGGGAGCAGTCTTCTTGCATTTCGGCTCTCCGTTTCGGGTGCAGCGCATCGACCACGAGCGCCGCGAGATCTACTGCATCCCTGAGACCGAGGGCCATCACACCCAACCGACGCTCTTTCGGTCGCTCTCACAAGGGCCAAGCCTTGAACGAGTACAGCCTCATCCATGGCTGATACTCGATCGGATCGACGCGCTCGTGGTCGAACAGGTCACCGGTTACAAGGAGTTCGATGCGACGTCGCGCCAGGTCGCTAAGCGCAAGGTGACAAGCCCCGTCATCTCGAGTCCCGCCGAAGCGGTCGTCATCACCTGCACCGACCCAATCGCCGTCGGAATCGCACCCGAGGAGTACTTCGCGTCACTCCATGCCCTTGAGCATGCACTCGCCAAGGTGCTCCCACTCTTGACGCTCGGTGGCGCTTCGGACCTCGCCAGCCTGACGCTGCGCAACGGCGACCTCCCCTCAATGGTTATCTACTACCTCACCCGTTCGCATCCCGCCCTCATGATCACGAAAGTCATCGAGCACTTGAACGAGGCCCTGGAGCTGGCCGAGCGGATGATCGCATCGTGCTCATGCGCCGATGGGTGCCCCTTTTGTGTCCTCGATGCTCGTTGCGACGATGAGGTGATCGACAAGGGTGGCGCACTTAGTCTCGCCCAGGCCTTCGGCAAACTCACCCAAGACAGCACCACCAGCCCCGGCGTGGCTCGTTGAGCACCAACGTCACGACCAATACCAACCATCGTGGTCAACCGTCGGGCTTGCATCGCCCGGTGCTCGACGCTACCACGCAGGACAGACTTCCCCCAAGAGCAGCACTACATGACTATTCTGACACTCCCAGAACGCTCGATCACCACCTCGGGCGACTCCGATACCGTCGAGGTGGCTCAGCCGATGCAGTTCGGTCAGCCATCGTGTCATGGGCTTTGCCACACGCCCCCACCCTTCGAGAGCGCGCGCCACTACAGCATGGCATTCCACTGCAGTGTGGCAATACCGTGCGACAAGGCTCTGGTACGCACCATGCCATGAGCCGGTGTACCCAACGCCATCAACCACGCTCGCGCCAATAGGTAGGAAGGCGACGACGGTCGTGATTGACCGGCGAGGACACGTATTGCTCACGGCGGCGACGCCTGACACCTGAGCGCTCACCACGGCCCAAGACCAGCG
This genomic interval from Ferrimicrobium sp. contains the following:
- a CDS encoding transcriptional repressor, which produces MEERLQQAFEEKCHRRHFKITRERQQVFEALLRQEHPVTRSYLLAELTSEGIHPPTLYRTIDAFVAAQIVQAISLNGDVGYELLPPFAPHHHHFHCLSCQKVIGYEVSPTAELDESNMPGEARYHQVDVYGVCRECLQAGEGAIDVVAPAVCVVDGSL
- a CDS encoding DEAD/DEAH box helicase gives rise to the protein MSSDLEARFRALSNKAPVAEVEDQTKGTSAIEAIERAGFYRDQIVDAIIIPASKARYERTTTPLSAITTQALLSPGQELYSHQAHVFDHVQLGSNVVLSTPTASGKTLAFVLPTLERLLANPDATALFLYPTKALAYDQLERLREIDERLGHQLRPAVYDGDTPQAERAKIRANARIIITNPHGLHLYLGWHASWGTFLTNLAVIVVDEAHYYVGGLGASMRGLLWRLERLTAHYGAHPVYIGASGTIANPKEHLENLTRQPFVLVDDNGASQSERTIVFWDCTKDLKTPPSTQAAYLTRHLVRMRRSVVVFSNTRSQAEYVAMAGSDRSHRILPYRSGYSAEMRRRIEHELRTGIIRGVSATSALELGVDIGSLDTVILNGYPGSISSLWQRLGRAGRTDLDAIGIVMVGGDPISRSLLANANQLLERTPEHAITATDDTAILARHVSLAAAELPLDAGAIADIEADAVLEDLVARDTLSHEGSLYRSNRKRPHLGTPFIEREPSYEIHFPKVGEHRGVEQISIRAALREAHKGAVFLHFGSPFRVQRIDHERREIYCIPETEGHHTQPTLFRSLSQGPSLERVQPHPWLILDRIDALVVEQVTGYKEFDATSRQVAKRKVTSPVISSPAEAVVITCTDPIAVGIAPEEYFASLHALEHALAKVLPLLTLGGASDLASLTLRNGDLPSMVIYYLTRSHPALMITKVIEHLNEALELAERMIASCSCADGCPFCVLDARCDDEVIDKGGALSLAQAFGKLTQDSTTSPGVAR
- a CDS encoding class I SAM-dependent methyltransferase, yielding MTSFGRQFGLNATTYDAARPGYPDALFDQIAAALPPGGSIVEIGAGTGIATRALLARGFRVTAVEPDAEMARQLLASSVGDLEVVISDFEHYQGPRRSFDAVVCAQAWHWFASAYALRGVKRLLRRDGVFATWWNIGSIVDEQRAGALAAVFRDTSHRLPVLFRRPDLNGTIQELARLLRGDLGFYRVERLAFESSVSYTTERFVALMSTMSEVLALDEVDRREVLKRLSEVIDEQVALTGLVTEVVYATLGFMAFRC
- a CDS encoding aldo/keto reductase; the protein is MNYRRLGRAGVKVSELSFGSWVTFGPQIGVGEATEILGYAYEQGINFFDNAEAYSSGESERIMGAAIAQLGWPRHSYLVSSKFYWGIHDTVNAKFTLNRKYLIEAVNASLERFGLDHLDLIYCHRPDPETPIEETVFAMHELVSEHKAHYWGTSEWSADEIRAAIAVAREQHLHAPVVEQPEYNMLARNKVEVEYKRLLDEEGIGLTTWSPLASGLLTGKYANGIPAGSRASLPGYEWLKEMLTDPKSAAIVQKLEPIAKQLDVTMGQLAIGWCLDNPKVSTVILGASNRGQLEENLGATAAHERITPEVRDEITKILDGK
- a CDS encoding amidase family protein — encoded protein: MIELRTIQDFADFASQSDWGPTLISDLAHRQETDGLAALLFLANSDQPFARSGALGGLPILIKDNIDTMDLPTTAGSFALSLEPPRRDAAVVARLRAAGATIIGKANLSEWANFRGFASISGWSARGGIARNPHDPTRSSGGSSSGSAAAVAAGYVPVAIGTETDGSVLCPGAMNGVVGFKSTPGAIDRTGVIPLSHSQDSVGIFANRVSDARTVATHLVDGPHQALRPRYVIVESLLEGLNPKTLALFEVTIAAMQAQGIEITRVPTVDKGSLQPDEEAELIVLAHELGDDLDRYLKDRNDAISRSLADIVAFNAAHVDQELTLFGQELLAMSLERTWDLATYEKARDTNRETARLGIDAALRAGDADIVLAPTMNAAWLIDTVNGDPDIQGNWAVAAVAGYPSLTLPIGKLDDLPIGMTMISRAHTDLALLAEAETVQRTLAMA